The following are from one region of the Polyangiaceae bacterium genome:
- a CDS encoding RDD family protein, producing the protein MSEANSKLADRDQRLMAAITDGLLLMVTSAAGLAIASRFMDLDIADPDAGLRFQIVALVSSLPMSAIQWYLVATSGQTIGKKMQRIQVVRMDGKPVGFVHGVALRSWVLGAVGILVGCIRMIDYLYIFREDRRCIHDLIADTKVIALPPLETQADPARPS; encoded by the coding sequence ATGAGCGAAGCGAACTCCAAACTAGCAGACCGCGACCAGCGCCTGATGGCGGCGATCACTGACGGCTTGTTGCTGATGGTCACGTCAGCGGCCGGCCTCGCCATCGCGTCTCGCTTCATGGACCTGGATATCGCGGATCCCGACGCTGGCCTGCGGTTTCAGATCGTCGCCCTGGTGTCTTCGCTGCCGATGAGCGCAATCCAGTGGTACCTCGTGGCGACCAGTGGCCAGACCATCGGCAAGAAGATGCAGCGCATCCAAGTGGTGCGTATGGACGGCAAGCCGGTTGGCTTCGTGCATGGCGTCGCGCTCCGCAGCTGGGTGCTCGGCGCAGTAGGTATCCTCGTCGGATGCATTCGCATGATCGACTACCTGTACATTTTCCGCGAGGATCGCCGCTGCATTCACGACTTGATCGCGGACACCAAGGTGATCGCGTTGCCGCCCCTCGAGACGCAGGCAGACCCAGCGCGACCGAGCTAA
- a CDS encoding SDR family NAD(P)-dependent oxidoreductase encodes MQISGRHVLVTGASSGIGEALAMELGARGAKVTVAARRVEKLEGVVNTIREKGGEANAIRADLSLPGSGLELARRVRDDFGHVDILVNNAGVSGGVSQFTEKNPAEIRECIEVNFAQPMALTHQLIPGMVERGYGCLVSVATASVFFPTNLASVYIATKRALVSIDEVLRIELAGSGVHVLTVFPGPVDTPMLTKLMATDQRAAKVLGPFKGTTDKLAKLTAKAIERERESIVYPAQFGVGRWVSPIMGTIMARLSAPLGLNR; translated from the coding sequence ATGCAGATTTCGGGGCGGCATGTGCTGGTGACGGGCGCTTCTTCAGGCATCGGAGAAGCGCTGGCGATGGAGCTAGGAGCGCGCGGCGCGAAGGTGACGGTGGCGGCGCGGCGCGTCGAGAAGCTCGAGGGCGTCGTCAACACAATCCGGGAAAAGGGTGGCGAAGCGAACGCAATCCGTGCGGATTTATCTCTGCCTGGCTCTGGGCTCGAGCTGGCCCGCCGAGTGCGGGACGACTTTGGTCACGTCGACATCCTGGTCAACAACGCGGGCGTGAGCGGCGGGGTCAGTCAGTTTACCGAGAAAAACCCTGCGGAAATTCGCGAGTGCATCGAGGTGAACTTCGCCCAGCCTATGGCGCTGACCCATCAGCTGATTCCTGGCATGGTGGAACGCGGATACGGCTGCTTGGTTTCCGTGGCCACGGCGTCGGTGTTTTTCCCCACCAATTTGGCCTCGGTTTACATCGCCACCAAGCGGGCGCTGGTGAGCATCGACGAGGTGCTGCGGATCGAGCTCGCTGGGAGCGGTGTTCACGTGCTCACTGTGTTCCCAGGCCCGGTGGACACCCCAATGCTGACCAAGCTGATGGCGACGGATCAGCGAGCCGCGAAGGTGCTCGGCCCGTTCAAGGGCACCACCGACAAGCTTGCGAAGCTCACAGCGAAAGCCATCGAGCGGGAACGCGAGAGCATCGTCTATCCAGCGCAGTTCGGCGTTGGCCGCTGGGTTTCGCCGATCATGGGCACGATCATGGCGCGGCTGTCTGCGCCTTTGGGCTTGAACCGCTAA
- a CDS encoding ferritin-like domain-containing protein, with the protein MQLKLPITALSASFLLSLGWGLGCGATTSSEFSFECEDSIAPEQGFALCNNGLKHRPEAVACQLALPREGVSCGGEPYGGCDTDSDCTDAPNGYCAQGQTCYCRYACESDADCGENELCACVDAVSFCTPTTGCRTDADCPNSVCGAYRTECGGAGYSCVTEKDECFTYADCGPGELCLWDGTKRSCELDTCVEGRPFLVAGQIRTATLRGGTEWNAQGVCAHLGRAPVSAQAREAAHAHYLEMAAMEHASVAAFARFTLQLLGLGAPAKLIEGAQSAMADELRHAKLAFAIAGRFGADRQPGALDISQALDDGSAWNTLKTTLIEGCIGETIAAARMLEASLLAEDPELADALGGVAEDETQHAALAWRSVAWLLEQHPELVAPTRRLLRETIAAQLVETQPSNEETSTLEAEALGVLSEQRGHLVAAAALRHIVIPAAEALFCRFDAKPDTALSV; encoded by the coding sequence ATGCAGCTCAAGCTCCCGATCACCGCCTTGTCCGCCAGCTTCCTGCTTTCTCTAGGTTGGGGGTTAGGGTGCGGTGCGACCACCAGCTCAGAATTCAGCTTCGAGTGCGAGGACTCGATCGCGCCAGAGCAAGGCTTTGCGCTCTGCAACAATGGACTGAAACACCGCCCCGAGGCAGTGGCCTGCCAGCTGGCTTTGCCACGTGAAGGCGTGAGCTGCGGTGGAGAGCCCTACGGCGGCTGCGACACCGACAGCGACTGCACGGACGCGCCCAACGGCTACTGTGCCCAGGGACAAACCTGTTACTGCCGGTACGCCTGCGAGTCGGATGCAGACTGTGGGGAGAACGAACTCTGCGCGTGCGTGGATGCGGTGTCCTTTTGCACACCGACCACAGGCTGCCGGACGGACGCCGACTGCCCCAATAGCGTCTGCGGGGCTTATCGCACGGAGTGCGGCGGGGCTGGGTACTCGTGCGTTACTGAAAAAGACGAATGCTTCACCTACGCAGACTGCGGACCCGGGGAGCTGTGCCTCTGGGACGGCACGAAGCGCAGTTGCGAACTGGACACCTGCGTGGAGGGGCGACCCTTCCTGGTCGCAGGCCAAATCCGCACGGCAACGCTTCGCGGCGGTACCGAGTGGAACGCGCAGGGTGTCTGCGCGCACCTTGGCAGGGCACCAGTCAGCGCCCAGGCACGAGAAGCGGCTCACGCGCACTACTTGGAGATGGCCGCAATGGAGCACGCTTCGGTCGCTGCGTTTGCGCGTTTCACGCTGCAGCTGCTTGGCCTGGGCGCGCCGGCAAAACTGATCGAAGGCGCACAGTCAGCGATGGCTGACGAGCTCCGCCACGCCAAGTTGGCGTTTGCGATCGCGGGTCGATTCGGCGCCGATCGCCAGCCGGGTGCGTTGGACATCTCCCAAGCGCTGGACGACGGGAGCGCCTGGAACACGCTGAAGACAACCCTGATCGAAGGCTGTATCGGCGAGACCATCGCCGCCGCACGCATGCTCGAGGCCTCTCTCTTGGCGGAAGATCCAGAGCTCGCCGATGCACTGGGCGGCGTAGCTGAGGACGAGACGCAGCACGCAGCGCTAGCGTGGCGCAGCGTTGCCTGGCTGCTGGAACAACACCCAGAGCTCGTCGCACCGACGCGCCGGTTGCTAAGAGAGACCATCGCGGCTCAGCTTGTGGAGACACAACCATCGAATGAGGAGACAAGCACGCTCGAGGCAGAAGCCCTGGGCGTCTTGTCCGAGCAACGTGGCCACTTGGTCGCCGCCGCGGCGTTGCGGCACATCGTGATACCTGCGGCGGAGGCCTTGTTCTGCCGCTTCGACGCGAAGCCTGACACCGCCCTGTCGGTTTGA
- the xdhB gene encoding xanthine dehydrogenase molybdopterin binding subunit produces MSSVGKSVSHESALGHVTGSALYTDDLCSRFPGLLHAWPVMSPHAHAKVLSIDTSKAWSYPGVVKVLGQSDVLGENNTGAARRDEPLFPEEVEFHGQPVAWVLAESNEAAIQGAAQVAVEYEPLPAIIGIEAAEAANSYLTEAERIERGDVEAAFAKHQTLEGKFFVGGQEHFYLETQCALAYLDEAESVLVQSSTQHPTETQEIVARVLGVEKNRVVVQSLRMGGAFGGKEVQANVFAAVAALGARLTGRPVRARLDRARDMILTGKRHPFLGRYRIGFDNQGKIQAFDLQLTSDGGYSLDLSAPVLGRALFHCDNAYNIPNLRVVGRVAKTHTTSHTAFRGFGGPQGMVMIEDALDAVARKLDLPPHVVRERNFYRDGDTTHYGQPVKDAGRIQRIWDRLLETSAFEQRWEEANAFNASSSTRKRGLAVTPVKFGISFTAKYYNQGGALVLIYRDGSVQVNHGGTEMGQGLHTKMRQVAAHTLGIPLESVRIMPTRTDKVPNTSATAASSGTDLNGAAVADACRTLRERVLEVAGRLLGHDPGDLLITEGAIHARGASAEERRIGFAEAVERAYQDRIQLSSTGFYRTPEIHYDRIKGRGKPFHYFAYGAAVTEVEVDGFTGMYRILRTDILHDVGSSISPLVDRGQVEGGFIQGLGWLTQEELWWAPDGKLGTVNASTYKLPSLGECPDEFHVELLERAEEPGVIYGSKAVGEPPFMLAISAREALRQAVSSFATVEQCRSGVSLASPATAEAVFWAMDAVQRGEGHAASGLGNGVASPALRSAE; encoded by the coding sequence ATGAGCAGCGTAGGCAAATCCGTCTCCCACGAGAGCGCGCTTGGACACGTCACCGGCAGCGCGCTCTACACCGACGACCTGTGTTCGCGCTTTCCCGGGCTGCTTCACGCTTGGCCGGTGATGTCGCCTCACGCTCACGCCAAGGTCCTGAGCATCGACACGAGCAAGGCCTGGAGCTACCCCGGCGTGGTCAAGGTGCTCGGGCAGTCGGACGTGCTGGGAGAGAACAACACCGGCGCCGCACGCCGCGACGAACCACTTTTCCCTGAGGAAGTAGAGTTTCACGGCCAGCCAGTGGCTTGGGTCCTGGCCGAGAGTAACGAGGCGGCCATCCAAGGCGCGGCGCAGGTCGCTGTCGAGTATGAACCGCTACCAGCGATCATCGGCATCGAGGCCGCGGAGGCAGCGAACAGCTACCTAACGGAAGCAGAGCGCATCGAACGCGGTGACGTCGAGGCGGCGTTCGCGAAGCACCAGACGCTCGAGGGAAAGTTCTTCGTCGGTGGGCAAGAGCACTTCTACCTGGAGACGCAGTGCGCCCTCGCCTACCTCGACGAGGCGGAGTCGGTGTTGGTGCAGTCGTCGACTCAACACCCTACGGAAACACAGGAGATCGTCGCGCGGGTGCTGGGCGTGGAGAAGAACCGCGTCGTCGTGCAGAGCCTGCGCATGGGCGGTGCCTTTGGGGGCAAAGAGGTCCAAGCCAACGTCTTTGCGGCAGTAGCCGCCCTCGGCGCGCGACTCACGGGTCGCCCCGTACGCGCGCGCCTGGACCGTGCGCGGGACATGATCCTGACAGGTAAGCGCCATCCGTTTCTTGGGCGCTACCGCATCGGCTTTGACAATCAGGGGAAAATTCAGGCGTTTGATCTGCAGCTGACCAGCGACGGCGGGTACAGCCTGGACCTGTCGGCGCCGGTGCTGGGGCGCGCGCTCTTCCACTGCGACAACGCCTACAACATCCCAAACTTGCGCGTGGTGGGCCGCGTGGCGAAGACGCACACGACTTCGCACACCGCGTTCCGAGGCTTTGGCGGTCCCCAGGGCATGGTGATGATCGAAGACGCGCTGGACGCCGTCGCGCGCAAGCTCGACTTGCCGCCTCACGTCGTGCGCGAGCGGAACTTCTACCGCGACGGGGACACGACTCACTACGGCCAGCCCGTGAAAGACGCGGGTCGCATTCAGCGGATTTGGGACCGCCTGCTGGAAACCAGCGCCTTCGAACAGCGCTGGGAAGAAGCGAACGCCTTCAACGCCAGTAGCTCCACACGGAAACGCGGTCTAGCTGTTACGCCGGTCAAGTTCGGCATCTCGTTCACCGCCAAGTACTACAACCAGGGCGGCGCACTGGTACTCATCTACCGGGATGGCAGCGTCCAGGTGAACCACGGCGGCACTGAAATGGGCCAGGGCCTGCACACGAAGATGCGGCAGGTCGCGGCTCACACCCTGGGGATCCCCCTTGAGAGCGTGCGCATCATGCCCACGCGTACCGACAAGGTGCCAAACACCTCGGCCACCGCAGCCTCGAGCGGAACGGACTTGAACGGCGCAGCCGTCGCCGACGCGTGCCGCACGTTGCGGGAGCGAGTGCTCGAGGTCGCGGGGCGGCTCTTGGGTCACGACCCGGGTGATTTGCTGATCACCGAAGGCGCCATCCATGCGCGCGGCGCATCCGCGGAGGAGCGCCGGATCGGCTTCGCGGAGGCGGTGGAGCGCGCCTACCAGGACCGCATCCAGCTGTCCTCCACCGGCTTCTACCGTACCCCTGAGATTCACTACGACCGCATCAAAGGGCGAGGCAAGCCGTTCCACTACTTCGCCTATGGCGCCGCCGTGACGGAGGTCGAAGTAGACGGCTTCACCGGCATGTATCGCATTTTACGCACGGATATTCTCCATGATGTCGGCAGCTCGATCTCCCCTCTGGTCGATCGCGGCCAGGTGGAGGGTGGTTTCATCCAAGGCCTTGGTTGGCTAACCCAGGAGGAGCTGTGGTGGGCTCCTGACGGCAAGCTCGGCACCGTCAACGCGTCCACCTACAAGCTGCCGAGCCTCGGAGAGTGCCCAGATGAGTTCCACGTCGAGCTCTTGGAACGCGCTGAAGAGCCTGGAGTGATCTACGGCTCGAAGGCGGTGGGCGAGCCTCCGTTCATGCTGGCCATCAGCGCCCGAGAGGCGTTGCGTCAGGCGGTGTCAAGTTTCGCAACTGTGGAGCAATGTCGATCCGGGGTGTCCCTCGCCAGCCCAGCGACTGCGGAGGCAGTGTTTTGGGCGATGGACGCCGTGCAGCGCGGCGAGGGTCACGCAGCTTCTGGGCTGGGCAACGGCGTAGCGTCGCCAGCGCTACGGAGCGCTGAGTAG
- a CDS encoding TIGR03960 family B12-binding radical SAM protein yields the protein MQLFDHPYAAFLHQVEKPNRYTGAEHGTRKQAWSEVDAKVCLAFPEIYDIGMSHLGFRILYKILNDHPRTLAERCYAPWVDLEQQLLDHGQMLVSLESARPLCDFDVVGFSLQFELTYTNVLRMLDLGGIPLRAVNRSDADPLIVVGGPVATHMEPMAPFVDAVVIGDGEEVTTELTLLWVEGKKRGLSREERLRELAKLPGVYIPSLYRTELQTDTGFHVVAQPSEPELPFPVERRLVKSLADFPFPTESPVGGPEAIFDRMSIEVARGCTEGCRFCQAGMIYRPVRERDPQEVIDTVVKALEKSGQDEVSLTALSTADVSCISPLIKQLVEKTAPERVSLGVASLRAYGLADDLLEDMRKVRASGLTFAPEAGTQRMRDVINKNVTEAQLLETAERTFSKGFDKMKLYFMIGLPTEEDEDVMGIVQVGLNALSVGRRYSRGRAKVTVSVSTHVPKPHTPFQWCAMDPLDEVSRKQQLLKDAARSDKQLGLRVHHSVASVLEGVLARGDRSLADAVERAYLNGAHFDSWDNHLKMEVWQEAFEHFGIDTQKYLGTIPVTARLPWDHIDVGLEEGFLAKEYRKALKSRLSPPCGKAVGMFIHHTNVAEAETDKRRLVCYDCGVACDMGKMRSERIGFLTKMGATEPGQRAKLPLVHEARAEAKRRRQNPEAFRPERAGGPAERYRLRFSKTGPAALLGHLDMGRELARVLKRAGLRVSYSAGFNPKPELSYGPALSLGVPTLDEFIDLKLIDAPETDVMLSRLNAAAGGGLRFSGAAKLGPNDPALSRVITAGSYVIALARSALKGFGGVAALKQRVAEFNAAESHVVLRTIKGIGKKVDVRKYVLALTLGDEAAYAALDQAGFVGDVVPLIVTIAITNTGSAKTSEVVEALTGDAQFPHQAVRVAVLAGQTSPLDLAAHKKQPKPPTPPADVTAEA from the coding sequence ATGCAGCTCTTCGATCATCCGTACGCCGCCTTCCTCCACCAGGTGGAAAAGCCCAATCGCTACACCGGCGCCGAGCACGGCACGCGGAAACAAGCCTGGAGCGAAGTCGACGCGAAGGTCTGTCTCGCGTTTCCCGAGATCTACGACATCGGGATGAGCCACCTCGGCTTCCGCATCCTGTACAAGATCCTCAACGACCACCCGCGCACGCTGGCAGAGCGTTGTTATGCGCCTTGGGTCGATCTCGAGCAGCAGCTCTTGGACCACGGGCAGATGCTGGTGAGCCTCGAGAGCGCGCGCCCGCTGTGCGATTTCGATGTGGTCGGCTTCAGCCTGCAGTTCGAGCTGACCTACACGAATGTGCTGCGCATGCTCGACCTCGGCGGCATTCCGCTGCGCGCCGTGAACCGCAGCGACGCCGATCCGCTGATCGTCGTGGGCGGCCCCGTGGCGACTCATATGGAGCCGATGGCGCCGTTCGTGGATGCCGTGGTGATCGGCGACGGCGAAGAGGTGACCACCGAGCTGACGCTTTTGTGGGTTGAAGGCAAAAAGCGCGGTTTGTCACGGGAAGAGCGCCTACGCGAGCTCGCCAAACTCCCCGGCGTATACATCCCCAGCCTCTACCGCACGGAACTGCAAACCGACACGGGCTTTCATGTCGTCGCTCAGCCCAGCGAGCCGGAGTTGCCATTCCCCGTGGAGCGGCGGCTGGTCAAGAGCCTCGCCGACTTTCCTTTCCCGACGGAAAGCCCAGTCGGCGGCCCCGAAGCGATCTTCGACCGCATGAGCATCGAGGTCGCGCGCGGCTGCACCGAGGGCTGCCGCTTCTGCCAGGCCGGTATGATCTACCGCCCGGTGCGCGAGCGTGACCCGCAAGAGGTCATCGACACGGTAGTCAAAGCCCTAGAAAAGAGCGGGCAAGACGAAGTGAGCCTCACAGCGCTCTCCACCGCAGACGTCTCGTGCATCAGCCCGCTGATCAAGCAGCTGGTGGAGAAGACGGCGCCGGAGCGCGTCAGCCTGGGCGTTGCGTCGCTGCGCGCTTACGGCCTGGCCGACGACCTGCTCGAAGACATGCGCAAGGTACGCGCCAGCGGGCTCACGTTTGCCCCAGAGGCCGGCACCCAGCGCATGCGTGACGTGATCAACAAAAACGTCACCGAGGCCCAGCTCCTGGAAACGGCGGAGCGCACCTTCTCCAAGGGCTTCGACAAGATGAAGCTCTACTTCATGATCGGCCTGCCGACGGAAGAGGACGAGGACGTCATGGGCATCGTCCAGGTCGGCCTCAACGCGCTTTCCGTAGGGAGACGCTACTCACGAGGCCGTGCGAAGGTCACCGTCAGCGTCTCTACCCACGTGCCGAAGCCCCACACGCCCTTCCAGTGGTGCGCGATGGATCCGCTGGATGAAGTCTCGCGCAAGCAGCAGCTCCTGAAGGACGCGGCTCGCAGCGACAAGCAGCTCGGCCTGCGGGTGCATCACTCCGTCGCCAGCGTGCTCGAGGGCGTGCTGGCACGCGGCGACCGCAGCCTGGCGGATGCTGTCGAGCGCGCGTACTTGAACGGCGCGCACTTCGACAGCTGGGACAACCACCTGAAGATGGAAGTCTGGCAGGAGGCGTTCGAGCACTTCGGCATCGACACCCAGAAGTACCTGGGCACCATCCCCGTCACGGCGCGGCTGCCCTGGGACCACATCGATGTCGGCCTGGAGGAGGGCTTCCTCGCGAAGGAGTACCGCAAGGCGCTCAAGAGCCGCCTGTCTCCTCCGTGCGGAAAAGCCGTCGGCATGTTCATTCACCACACGAACGTGGCTGAAGCAGAGACCGACAAGCGGCGCCTGGTTTGCTACGACTGCGGCGTCGCCTGTGACATGGGCAAGATGCGCAGCGAGCGCATCGGCTTCCTCACCAAGATGGGTGCGACGGAACCCGGACAGCGCGCCAAGTTACCGCTAGTGCACGAGGCGCGCGCAGAAGCCAAGCGCCGGCGCCAGAACCCCGAAGCGTTCCGCCCGGAGCGCGCTGGTGGCCCTGCGGAGCGCTATCGCCTGCGCTTCAGCAAGACGGGCCCCGCGGCGCTCCTCGGCCACCTCGACATGGGGCGCGAACTCGCCCGAGTCCTCAAGCGCGCAGGGCTCCGCGTGTCTTACTCTGCGGGCTTCAACCCGAAGCCAGAACTCTCTTACGGTCCCGCGTTGAGCCTCGGCGTGCCCACCCTCGATGAGTTCATCGATCTCAAGCTGATCGACGCACCGGAGACGGACGTGATGCTCTCACGGCTCAACGCAGCCGCTGGCGGCGGGCTACGCTTCAGCGGCGCGGCAAAGCTTGGTCCGAACGACCCGGCGCTCTCCCGAGTCATTACCGCGGGGAGCTATGTCATCGCTCTCGCACGCTCGGCGCTGAAAGGTTTCGGCGGGGTCGCCGCTCTGAAGCAACGAGTCGCGGAATTCAACGCCGCTGAGAGCCACGTGGTGCTGCGCACCATCAAGGGGATCGGCAAGAAGGTCGATGTCCGGAAGTACGTGCTGGCGCTCACCCTGGGTGACGAGGCGGCATACGCCGCGCTGGATCAAGCAGGCTTCGTCGGTGACGTGGTGCCGCTGATCGTCACCATCGCGATTACGAACACCGGCTCAGCCAAGACCAGCGAGGTCGTCGAGGCGCTCACCGGCGACGCCCAGTTCCCCCATCAGGCGGTGCGCGTCGCCGTCCTCGCCGGTCAGACCTCACCTCTAGATTTGGCCGCGCACAAGAAGCAGCCCAAGCCGCCTACGCCTCCTGCAGACGTCACTGCGGAAGCCTGA
- a CDS encoding alpha/beta hydrolase: MRDFRWLALAPLLCAMGCGGGGEEAPGLVAQTGGVGGAASAGSGGAGAAAGAATGGTGNSAQGGGAQGGAGQGGSAQGGNAGSSAGGSEQGGNPGIGGSGGTPAPPFPAVTDFAAKGSFATTSNGEGPSCTIFRPEVLGEEGRKHPIILWGNGTTAAPPIYAGVLTHWASHGFVVAAANTSNAGTGKEMLACLDYLTDEDAKSGSVYEDKLDLARVGTSGHSQGGGGSIMAGADSRISVTAPLEPYVTGLGHDPASQKNQHGPMFLMSGGNDVIAPRPIQQQPVFDNTNADVFWGTLKNADHLIAAVGDISDFRGPATAWLRLHLMDDESARPIFYGSGCSLCLSPGWTIEKKGIQ; the protein is encoded by the coding sequence ATGAGGGACTTCCGGTGGCTAGCGCTGGCGCCGCTGTTGTGCGCCATGGGCTGTGGTGGTGGCGGGGAAGAAGCGCCTGGTTTGGTGGCACAAACCGGCGGTGTTGGAGGCGCGGCGAGCGCTGGTAGCGGCGGCGCTGGAGCCGCGGCGGGTGCGGCGACTGGGGGCACCGGAAACAGCGCTCAGGGTGGCGGCGCTCAAGGGGGAGCGGGGCAAGGCGGATCCGCCCAGGGTGGTAACGCGGGGAGCAGCGCCGGCGGTAGCGAGCAAGGTGGCAATCCAGGCATCGGTGGCAGTGGCGGCACCCCGGCTCCACCTTTCCCCGCGGTAACAGATTTCGCTGCGAAGGGCTCCTTCGCGACTACCAGCAACGGAGAGGGACCGAGCTGCACGATCTTCCGTCCAGAAGTTCTGGGCGAAGAGGGGCGAAAGCACCCGATCATCCTCTGGGGCAACGGCACCACAGCAGCCCCGCCGATCTACGCCGGTGTGCTCACCCACTGGGCCTCACATGGCTTCGTAGTTGCTGCGGCAAACACCTCGAACGCGGGCACCGGCAAGGAAATGCTGGCATGCCTGGACTACCTGACGGACGAAGACGCGAAGAGCGGCAGCGTATACGAGGATAAGCTCGACCTCGCGCGAGTTGGTACCAGTGGCCACTCTCAGGGCGGTGGAGGCAGCATCATGGCCGGCGCCGATTCGCGTATCAGCGTTACGGCTCCCCTGGAGCCGTACGTCACCGGTTTGGGCCACGACCCCGCCTCGCAGAAGAATCAGCACGGTCCGATGTTCCTGATGAGCGGTGGCAACGACGTGATCGCTCCGCGCCCGATTCAGCAGCAGCCCGTCTTCGACAACACCAATGCGGACGTGTTCTGGGGCACGCTGAAAAACGCAGACCACCTGATCGCTGCCGTCGGAGACATCAGCGACTTTCGTGGTCCCGCGACCGCCTGGCTACGTCTGCATTTGATGGACGACGAGAGTGCCCGCCCGATCTTCTACGGTAGCGGCTGCTCGCTGTGTCTCAGCCCCGGCTGGACGATCGAAAAGAAGGGCATCCAGTAG